The DNA sequence AAAAGCCAGGTATTCAGCACAGGTCAGGCCTACCTTGGGGGTAGCCAGCCTTTCAATGGCAGGGTCATCTGCCAGATTCAGTACCAGCACCGACCTGGACAGGGCCCCGGTCTTCTTGAAATCCTGTATAAAGAACTCTGATTCTTCAAAGGTTATTCCCATGGCTACAAATACTACTGCAAAAGACTCCTGTTTTCCCAGTACGGTTGCCTGCCTGGCAATCTGGGCTGCCATTTTGTTATGGGGAAGCCCGGAGCCTGAAAATATGGGCAGCTTCTGTCCCCTTACCAGGGTATTAAGCCCGTCAATGGCTGAAATACCGGTCTGTATAAATTCATCGGGATAATCCCTGGCGTAGGGATTAATGGGAGAGCCGTTTATGTCCAGCTTTTTCTCCGGTATAATTCGGTCGTTTTCAGTTTTGGGTTTGCCTAGTCCGGTGAATATCTTTCCCAGGATATCTGGGGAAAGATACATCTCAATACCTCTGCCCAGAAACCTGGTTCTGGTATTCTTGGAATCTATTCCTGTGGTTCCTTCAAAAACCTGAACCAGTGCTTTGTCGCGTTCTACTTCCAGTACCTGCCCGTTTCTGATAGTACCGTCAGCCAGCCTGGTTTGCGCCAGCTCTCCGTATTTAACTCCTTCTACTCCTTCTACCAGCATAAGCGGGCCGGAAACATTGGCAATCCCTTTATAATCTTTTTGCATATTTTACTCCCCTGTCAAAGATGAGATTTCACTGTCAATTTCTGTTATTACCTGATCGATTTTATCGGTTTCTTCTTCTTTTATATACCTCATTCTGGCAATCTTATCTAAAATTTTCATACTTTCAATATCATTTATATCTATTCCCCGCTGGATATAATCTTTGGCCTGATTATGGAAATAGTCTATGGTTTTAAGCATCTTGTACTGTTTATCTATAGAGGTCGAGGTATCAATATCATGGAAAGCATTCTGATGCAGAAAATCTTCCCTTAAGATTCTGGTTATAAGCAGGGTTAGCCTGTCTCCAGCGGACAGGGCATCTACGCCTACCAGCCTTACTACCTCTTCCAGCTCAGATTCTTCTTCCAGCAGCCTCATAGCTTCTGACTGGAGGTTTAAAAAGTCTTCTCCTACCTCTTGTTCTATATGTTCCTTTAAGTTGTCTACATAAAGAGAATAGGAGTTAAGCCAGGATATGGCAGGAAAATGCCTGGAATAGGCCAGTGATGCCTCCAGGGACCAGAACACCTTGACCACCCTCAAGGTAGCCTGTACTACCGGGTCAGAGAGGTCTCCTCCCGGAGGAGAAACTGCCCCGATAACTGAGAGTGTTCCCAGCCTGTCCTCATCATTGGACAGGCACCTTACTCTGCCTGCCCTTTCATAAAAAGAAGCAATCTTGGAGCCCAGGTAAGCAGGATATCCTTCTTCGCCGGGCATCTCTTCCAGCCTTCCCGATATCTCCCTTAAGGCTTCCGCCCACCTGGAGGTGGAGTCGGCCATGAGGGCTACCGAGTAACCCATATCCCTGAAGTATTCGGCTATGGTTATCCCGGTATATACCGATGCCTCTCTGGCTGCTACCGGCATATTGGAGGTATTGGCTATAAGTACGGTACGCTTCATCAGGGGTTCTCCGCTGGTGGGATCCTTCAGTTCGGGAAACTCCAGCAGAACATCGGTCATTTCATTGCCCCTCTCTCCGCAGCCTATGTATACAATTACATCAGCATGGGCCCATTTGGCCAGCTGGTGCTGTATTACTGTCTTACCGGAACCAAAAGGCCCGGGCACACAGGCTGTGCCTCCCTTGGCAATGGGGAAGAAGGTGTCTATTACCCTCTGGCCTGTATACAGTGGTTCTTCAGGAGCAAGCTTCTGGCAGAAAGGCCTGCCCTGTCTTACCGGCCATTTCTGCATCATGGTGACCTCTGTGGGCCCTTCTTTGGTTTCAATTACTGCTACCGTATCTTCTATGGTGTAGCTGCCTGCATTTATCTCTTTTACCTGGCCTTCAATTCCTACCGGTGCCATTATGTAATGTTTGATCAGGGGAGTTTCCTGTACATAACCCAAAAACTGCCCGTAACTTATCTTATCTCCCTCTTTGGCCAGGGGAGTAAATTCCCATTTCTTTTCCCGGTCTAGAGCCTTTACCTGCAGGCCCCTGCTTATAAAGTCTCCGGCCTTTTTATAGATAACATCCAGGGGCCTCTGGATACCGTCATAAATAGCTTGCATTACACCCGGTCCCAGCTCAACGGTCAGGGGCTCCCCGGTAAGGTATACCGGCTCTCCAACTCCGATTCCTCCTGTTTCTTCATATACCTGTATGGAGGCCAGGTCTCCTTTTAACTCGATGATCTCGCCCATGAGCCTTTTGTCAGATACATAAACCACATCATACATTTTGGAGCCGGACATGTTTTCCGCTACTACCAAAGGACCGGCCACTTTAACTATCCTGCCAATGTTTTTATTATCCATACACCTACTCCTATTTTTCAGGCATTACATCTATTCCTACCGCTTTGATGATAGCCTGTCTTAATCTTTGTATTGCATAATTATTTCTCTTGCCCAGCCCGGGTATAACCACAATGGAGGGCAAAAACTTATCCGAATATTCCTTTATGATCTCATCCAGCCTGGCGGCCATGGTCTCGGTTATAAAGATGACCCCATAGCCTTCCCTGGCCGCCTCTTTTATCTTGGGGGCTGCCTGGGTGTGGTCGGATACGGGAAATACATCCGCGCCGATGGCCTTGAATATAAGCATTATGTCATTTTCACCAATTGCTGCGATTTTGGTCTTCATCTAAAATCATTACCTCATGTCTTATCTGGTCTTTATCCATGTCAAAAAGGACACCGGAATAAATTAAATTAAGTGTCTTTACTTCTATCTTTTTCTTAAGGAAAAAATCAAATATCTTTTCCAGGTTGGATACGGTATATTTTACCGGGTCAAAAAACAGCCGGTAAAAAATATCTTCATTCTTTTCCGCTATAGAATAATCCTTATGTTCAAACAGCAGCTGGCCTCCCTTGGTAATCAGGGGGGCATAAAAGGTTTTTTCCAGCTGTTTGAACAAACCCTCAATACCTTCCTTTTTTGCCTGCTGGAAAAACTGTTTGCCAAGCAAACCTTCGTCTATAAGGATATGGTCTATTTCTGATTTATCACTGGTAAGCCAGTGGCGGTAAATATTTTTAATATTATACATATCAATGCTGTGCTCCAGGTAACGGTTAAGCATGAGGTTGTTCATCTGCCTTACCCTGGGAGCCAATTGCTGTAG is a window from the Actinomycetes bacterium genome containing:
- a CDS encoding V-type ATP synthase subunit B; the protein is MQKDYKGIANVSGPLMLVEGVEGVKYGELAQTRLADGTIRNGQVLEVERDKALVQVFEGTTGIDSKNTRTRFLGRGIEMYLSPDILGKIFTGLGKPKTENDRIIPEKKLDINGSPINPYARDYPDEFIQTGISAIDGLNTLVRGQKLPIFSGSGLPHNKMAAQIARQATVLGKQESFAVVFVAMGITFEESEFFIQDFKKTGALSRSVLVLNLADDPAIERLATPKVGLTCAEYLAFEKDMHVLVILTDMTNYCEALREVSASRKEIPGRRGYPGYLYTDLSTIYERAGKIKSKNGSITLIPILTMPEDDKTHPIPDLTGYITEGQIILSRSLNKKKISPPVDA
- a CDS encoding V-type ATP synthase subunit A; its protein translation is MDNKNIGRIVKVAGPLVVAENMSGSKMYDVVYVSDKRLMGEIIELKGDLASIQVYEETGGIGVGEPVYLTGEPLTVELGPGVMQAIYDGIQRPLDVIYKKAGDFISRGLQVKALDREKKWEFTPLAKEGDKISYGQFLGYVQETPLIKHYIMAPVGIEGQVKEINAGSYTIEDTVAVIETKEGPTEVTMMQKWPVRQGRPFCQKLAPEEPLYTGQRVIDTFFPIAKGGTACVPGPFGSGKTVIQHQLAKWAHADVIVYIGCGERGNEMTDVLLEFPELKDPTSGEPLMKRTVLIANTSNMPVAAREASVYTGITIAEYFRDMGYSVALMADSTSRWAEALREISGRLEEMPGEEGYPAYLGSKIASFYERAGRVRCLSNDEDRLGTLSVIGAVSPPGGDLSDPVVQATLRVVKVFWSLEASLAYSRHFPAISWLNSYSLYVDNLKEHIEQEVGEDFLNLQSEAMRLLEEESELEEVVRLVGVDALSAGDRLTLLITRILREDFLHQNAFHDIDTSTSIDKQYKMLKTIDYFHNQAKDYIQRGIDINDIESMKILDKIARMRYIKEEETDKIDQVITEIDSEISSLTGE
- a CDS encoding V-type ATP synthase subunit F (produces ATP from ADP in the presence of a proton gradient across the membrane; the F subunit is part of the catalytic core of the ATP synthase complex) → MKTKIAAIGENDIMLIFKAIGADVFPVSDHTQAAPKIKEAAREGYGVIFITETMAARLDEIIKEYSDKFLPSIVVIPGLGKRNNYAIQRLRQAIIKAVGIDVMPEK